The following proteins come from a genomic window of Miscanthus floridulus cultivar M001 chromosome 2, ASM1932011v1, whole genome shotgun sequence:
- the LOC136536773 gene encoding uncharacterized protein, protein MGHPVKKLKKNKKILCRVPSSPGTRQRPTTKKAGPRPNPNLFQQTVRPRACAPPPPPPLPSRSVQLMGLAGFETGRSASEDTAGPPPASPVSRSRSGGAALGSAGKPPLGGGRLRSSLSDGSDAADEDPRCLIRNLDDGREYVVREEFGLREVGTGLRSIRCAAGSLVTHSRDRRSRDEKDTSSEKGGQHSSSATDDSQDSVPRHGPARVKVRQYGKSHKELSGLFMTQQIQAHNGSIWSIKFSPDGRYLASAGEDCIIHVWEVLEFERAGKEREVKENGVCNPLVAMVCNESSETMVASAAPSGSHWEKKLRSKVLHSGGSVSSDRLMVPEYVFALSEKPVITFAGHSEDVLDLSWSKSQYLLSSSMDKTVRLWHMSSTYCLKTFSHTDYVTCIQFNPVDDRYFISGSLDEKVRIWSIPKREIVDWVDLHEMVTAACYTPDGKGALVGSHKGSCHLYDTSDDMLCYKTQIDLQNKRRKSSQKKITGFQFVPGDSSVVIIASADSSQLCRVPGLGHPANFSHKVGSATDAVIGSASTIQPGPRAFQFVVVAVVAVIVAPFITAIVIAMRHDSLDGSDIMSLPIRLTKRSATVRWSDLELET, encoded by the exons ATGGGTCACCCggtaaagaaattaaaaaaaaataaaaaaattctttgtcgggtgccgtcgtcacctggcacccggcaaaggcccaCGACTAAAAAGGCCGGCCCACGTCCCAACCCTAATCTATTCCAGCAGACGGTTCGACCCCGCGCCtgcgctccgccgccgccgccgccgctgccctcgcGCTCCGTCCAGCTGATGGGGCTCGCCGGGTTTGAGACGGGCCGGTCCGCCTCCGAAGACACCGCGGGCCCGCCCCCGGCCTCCCCCGTCTCGCGTTCCAGATCAGGCGGGGCCGCCCTGGGCTCCGCCGGGAAGCCGCCACTCGGGGGCGGCCGTCTGCGGTCCTCCTTGTCCGACGGCTCCGATGCTGCCGACGAGGACCCCAGGTGCTTGATCAGGAACCTTGACGACGGCAGAGAGTACGTGGTGAGGGAAGAATTCGGTCTCCGCGAGGTCGGCACGGGGCTCCGCAGCATCCGCTGCGCAGCTGGCTCCTTGGTCACCCACTCCCGTGACCGCCGCAGCAGAGACGAGAAGGACACGTCTTCAGAGAAAGGCGGCCAACACTCCAGCTCCGCGACGGATGACAGCCAGGACAGTGTTCCACGCCATGGCCCCGCCCGAGTCAAGGTGCGGCAGTACGGGAAGTCACATAAGGAGCTCAGTGGCCTGTTTATGACGCAGCAGATACAGGCACACAATGGTTCCATCTGGAGCATCAAATTTAGTCCTGATGGCCGTTACCTTGCGAGTGCCGGGGAGGATTGCATAATTCATGTTTGGGAAGTGTTGGAGTTCGAGAGGGCAGGGAAGGAGAGGGAGGTGAAGGAGAACGGGGTGTGCAATCCACTTGTTGCTATGGTGTGCAATGAGTCATCAGAGACGATGGTGGCATCAGCTGCTCCAAGTGGGAGCCATTGGGAGAAGAAGCTGCGATCAAAGGTACTGCACAGTGGGGGATCAGTGAGCTCAGACAGGTTGATGGTGCCTGAGTATGTGTTTGCACTGTCCGAGAAGCCTGTGATAACCTTTGCAGGGCATTCAGAGGATGTGCTTGATCTCAGCTGGTCCAAATCTCAG TATTTGCTTTCATCATCAATGGATAAAACAGTACGGTTGTGGCACATGTCAAGCACTTATTGTTTGAAAACCTTCTCACACACTGACTATG TGACTTGCATCCAGTTCAATCCTGTTGATGATAGATACTTCATTAGTGGTTCCCTGGATGAAAAGGTTCGTATCTGGAGTATTCCAAAGCGTGAAATTGTTGATTGGGTCGATCTTCATGAAATGGTTACTGCTGCCTGCTATACTCCAGATGGAAAG GGCGCGCTGGTTGGGTCCCACAAGGGCAGTTGCCATCTGTATGATACATCTG ATGACATGCTTTGCTACAAAACACAGATCGACCTGCAAAACAAGAGAAGAAAATCTAGCCAGAAGAAAATAACAGGATTTCAG TTTGTCCCAGGGGATTCTTCAGTGGTCATAATCGCATCTGCAGATtcatcccagctttgccgagtgccagggctagggcacccggcaaa CTTTAGTCATAAGGTCGGGTCAGCGACGGATGCCGTTATCGGGTCGGCGTCGACGATACAgcccggccctcgagctttccAGTTTGTCGTCGTGGCGGTGGTCGCGGTCATCGTTGCGCCGTTCATCACGGCGATCGTCATTGCGATGCGGCACGACTCGCTTGATGGCTCAG ATATCATGTCACTGCCGATCAGGTTGACGAAGAGATCTGCTACGGTCAGATGGTCTGATCTCGAGTTGGAGACGTAG